The proteins below come from a single Takifugu flavidus isolate HTHZ2018 chromosome 6, ASM371156v2, whole genome shotgun sequence genomic window:
- the apela gene encoding apelin receptor early endogenous ligand, with translation MRIFNLLFLILLVIAVLAPASAAKPDFLKLRRKYHRLHCHHRRCVALHSRVPFP, from the exons ATGAGGATCTTCaacctgctcttcctcatcctgctgGTGATCGCGGTCCTCGCTCCGGCCTCCGCCGCCAAACCGG ATTTCCTGAAGCTGAGGAGAAAATACCACAGGCTCCACTGCCACCATAGACGCTGTGTGGCCCTCCACTCCAGAGTACCCTTCCCCTAA